In Apodemus sylvaticus chromosome 8, mApoSyl1.1, whole genome shotgun sequence, one genomic interval encodes:
- the LOC127690895 gene encoding uncharacterized protein LOC127690895 has translation MTNACMTHYQSLLLTERVLFAPLAILNPATLLPEADESAPIHQCIDILAEEPGTRKDLTDQLWPGCPSWYTDGSRFMVKGKRRAGVVVVDGRQTIWASSLPEGNSGQKAELIALIQALKLAEGKMINIYMDSRYAFATTHVHGDTYKQRGLLTSTGKDIKIKEEILSLLEAIHLPKKLAIIHCPGHQKGHDAVTKGNKMADSAAKQAAQGVMVLPVASKNKETIDDYDIRDTSFRGGCPYSFGGDNNMRKIVQGYSPYGVAETEEGKSVLSQKEGQPYVANFHQLTHLGTKKVKDIVHHSDYYVMGLTIRHCTGGGPESQSLCPD, from the coding sequence ATGACTAACGCCTGCATGACCCACTACCAGAGCCTCCTACTGACTGAGAGAGTGTTGTTTGcacccctggctatcctgaacccTGCCACCCTACTGCCAGAAGCTGATGAATCTGCACCCATACACCAGTGTATAGACATCCTAGCAGAAGAGCCTGGGACCAGGAAGGACCTCACTGACCAACTCTGGCCAGGATGCCCTAGTTGGTACACGGATGGCAGCAGGTTCATGGTCAAAGGTAAGCGGagagctggggtggtggtggtagatggAAGACAGACCATCTGGGCCAGCAGTTTGCCTGAGGGGAATTCAGGTCAGAAAGCAGAACTGATTGCACTCATCCAGGCTTTGAAACTGGCCGAGGGAAAAATGATCAACATCTACATGGACAGCAGGTACGCCTTCGCCACCACGCATGTACATGGGGATACTTATAAGCAGAGGGGGCTACTTACGTCTACtggaaaagacattaaaattaaagaagaaattctAAGCTTGCTGGAGGCCATACATCTACCAAAGAAATTGGCCATCATACATTGCCCTGGCCACCAAAAAGGACACGATGCGGTGACCAAGGGAAACAAGATGGCAGATTCAGCAGCAAAACAGGCAGCTCAGGGGGTCATGGTTCTTCCAGTCGCATCCAAAAATAAAGAGACTATAGATGATTATGACATCAGAGACACCAGTTTTAGAGGAGGCTGTCCATATTCCTTTGGGGGAGATAATAATATGCGTAAGATTGTACAGGGATATTCCCCCTATGGGGTAGCagaaacagaagaaggaaaatcagtcctgtctcaaaaggaggGACAACCATATGTTGCTAATTTCCATCAGCTGACCCACCTGGGAACTAAGAAAGTTAAAGACATTGTTCACCACTCTGATTACTATGTGATGGGACTGACTATCAGACATTGCACAGGAGGTGGTCCAGAATCGCAAAGCCTGTGCCCTGACTAA